In Pseudomonadales bacterium, a single window of DNA contains:
- the ccmE gene encoding cytochrome c maturation protein CcmE, with protein MHPIRKQRLKIVLFIVAGFGAAIGLSLFALQENINLFYSPTQIVKGEAPQNTLIRAGGMVVEGSVKRDPQSLKISFQITDYAETVDVEFEGILPDLFREGQGIVAQGRISGQGDLKAVEVLAKHDENYMPPEVTDALEQAGYGKDHYSKE; from the coding sequence ATGCATCCCATTCGTAAACAACGTTTAAAAATAGTCTTATTTATTGTGGCAGGTTTTGGTGCAGCAATAGGTTTATCGCTGTTCGCGCTCCAAGAAAACATTAACCTGTTCTATTCGCCCACTCAAATAGTTAAGGGCGAAGCGCCGCAAAATACCTTGATACGCGCTGGAGGAATGGTAGTGGAGGGCAGCGTTAAGCGTGATCCACAAAGCTTGAAAATCAGCTTTCAGATAACCGATTATGCAGAAACGGTAGATGTTGAGTTTGAAGGCATACTGCCGGATTTGTTTCGTGAAGGACAGGGTATTGTCGCGCAGGGGCGTATCTCCGGCCAAGGAGATTTAAAAGCGGTGGAGGTATTGGCTAAGCATGATGAGAACTATATGCCGCCGGAAGTCACGGATGCTCTGGAACAAGCGGGTTACGGCAAAGACCACTATTCAAAAGAATAG
- a CDS encoding c-type cytochrome codes for MRALLLFLMLWCGWAAAEVQLGLPPLVIPQDNPQTAAKIALGQRLFHDTRFSQNGQISCASCHNPSLAFTDHATVSEGIHQLKGARNAPTVINAAYAKTQFWDGRAADLEAQAIGPMLNPLEMGMPDGEAVLSIVREDDSYQLQFNHVFGVTPQQIALTHVAKAIASFERTLIAGNSPFDRYYFAKELDALSQSAKRGLSVFYNQAACASCHTLDRDFALFTDHEFHNIGIGYQRLSELIQQLDSAKNPLEPSQIKVLAGAHDAELGRFLVTGKIRNIGAFKTPTLRNIEKTPPYMHDGSLKTLAEVVEYYDKGGALDGAPIQSKLLDARIRPLNLNTQQKSDLVAFMRSLTSPDYQTVRVD; via the coding sequence ATGCGCGCCCTGTTACTCTTTCTAATGCTCTGGTGTGGTTGGGCTGCTGCCGAAGTGCAGCTTGGCCTCCCACCGCTGGTGATCCCACAGGATAACCCACAAACAGCGGCAAAAATTGCCTTAGGACAGCGCTTATTCCATGATACGCGCTTTAGTCAAAACGGCCAGATAAGCTGTGCCAGCTGTCATAATCCTAGTCTTGCCTTTACCGATCATGCGACAGTCTCAGAGGGGATTCATCAACTAAAAGGTGCTCGCAACGCGCCTACGGTGATTAATGCCGCTTATGCCAAAACCCAGTTTTGGGACGGGCGGGCTGCTGATTTGGAGGCGCAAGCGATTGGGCCGATGCTGAATCCACTGGAAATGGGAATGCCTGATGGCGAAGCGGTGCTTTCAATTGTGCGAGAGGATGATTCCTATCAGCTGCAATTTAATCATGTTTTCGGCGTTACCCCCCAGCAGATAGCGCTTACGCATGTCGCCAAAGCCATTGCCAGTTTTGAACGTACTTTGATAGCCGGTAATTCCCCTTTTGACCGTTATTATTTCGCTAAGGAGTTGGATGCCCTGAGCCAATCAGCCAAGCGCGGCTTATCGGTATTTTACAATCAGGCGGCCTGTGCTTCTTGTCATACCCTCGATCGCGATTTTGCACTTTTTACGGATCATGAATTTCATAATATAGGTATCGGTTATCAACGTCTCAGTGAGTTAATACAGCAGCTGGATTCAGCCAAAAATCCGCTCGAGCCTTCCCAGATTAAAGTGTTGGCCGGAGCCCATGATGCTGAGTTGGGACGGTTTTTGGTGACGGGTAAAATCAGAAATATTGGTGCATTTAAAACACCGACCTTAAGAAACATCGAGAAAACGCCGCCCTACATGCACGATGGCAGCCTGAAAACCTTGGCGGAAGTTGTTGAATATTATGATAAAGGTGGTGCACTTGATGGCGCACCGATACAGAGCAAACTATTGGATGCCCGTATTCGGCCGCTGAATTTGAATACACAACAGAAAAGCGATCTGGTCGCTTTTATGCGCAGTTTAACCAGCCCGGACTACCAGACAGTAAGGGTAGATTAG
- a CDS encoding heme lyase CcmF/NrfE family subunit produces the protein MLPELGQFSLILALCMAVLLAVIPLLGATRHNQLWMSYARPLVTGQFVFLIMSFTCLSVAFFMDDFSVAYVAQNSNSAMPVQYKLSAVWGAHEGSLLLWALILSGWTFAVAAFSRNLPDELIARVLSVMGMISIGFLLFLLLTSNPFTRLLPDSPLEGGDLNPLLQDVGLIFHPPLLYMGYVGFSVAFAFAIAALLGGQLDAAWARWSRPWTNIAWAFLTAGIVLGSYWAYYELGWGGWWFWDPVENASFMPWLVGCGLIHSLAVTDKRGVFKSWTVLLAIFAFSLSLLGTFLVRSGVLTSVHAFASDPARGLFILIFLFLVIGGSLTLYAIRAPAVVSKPVFGLWSREILLLLNNVILVVAAVTVLLGTLYPLIIDALGGGRISVGPPYFNLVFVPLMCVLFALLGFAPRSQWKRSSTLNLKRELLVAALASIGVGLLVPVIYGGEMHLGAVLAATLSLWIVITGGRDLLTKGRKLGFGRLSRSYMGMQLAHFGLAVCIIGVAFTSIYSEQRDVRMAPGDSVELGGYRFQFDGIQEVMGPNFKAEEGQITVYKADKQVYLLQPQKRVYLARRQSMTEAAIQTGFTRDLYVALGEPLGDGAWAVRVHYKAFVIWIWMGGLLMALGGFLAVTDRRYRIKMTQPEKSTNKGSLDASAGLEAKA, from the coding sequence ATGCTTCCTGAATTAGGACAATTTTCGCTTATTTTGGCACTCTGTATGGCTGTTTTGTTAGCCGTTATCCCGCTGCTAGGAGCAACCAGGCATAATCAGCTCTGGATGTCCTATGCGCGACCATTAGTAACCGGCCAGTTTGTGTTTTTGATAATGAGTTTTACCTGCCTTTCGGTGGCATTTTTCATGGATGATTTCTCCGTTGCCTATGTCGCGCAAAACTCCAATAGTGCGATGCCGGTGCAGTACAAATTAAGTGCGGTCTGGGGCGCACATGAAGGGTCGTTACTGTTATGGGCGCTGATTCTAAGCGGTTGGACCTTTGCTGTAGCAGCGTTCAGTCGCAATCTACCGGATGAACTGATCGCGCGGGTGCTCTCCGTGATGGGCATGATCAGTATTGGATTCTTGTTGTTTTTGCTACTGACCTCCAACCCCTTTACCCGACTCTTACCTGATTCACCCTTGGAAGGTGGTGATCTCAATCCGCTGCTGCAAGACGTCGGTCTGATCTTTCATCCGCCATTACTGTACATGGGTTATGTTGGTTTCTCGGTGGCTTTTGCATTCGCGATTGCCGCGCTGCTGGGTGGCCAACTTGATGCCGCCTGGGCGCGCTGGTCACGGCCCTGGACCAATATTGCCTGGGCGTTTTTGACTGCCGGTATTGTCCTCGGCAGTTACTGGGCCTATTACGAACTAGGCTGGGGCGGTTGGTGGTTTTGGGATCCGGTGGAAAATGCGTCTTTTATGCCCTGGTTAGTAGGTTGCGGGTTGATTCATTCATTGGCGGTTACGGACAAGCGCGGTGTTTTTAAAAGCTGGACGGTATTACTGGCGATATTTGCGTTTTCGTTAAGTCTGTTGGGCACCTTTTTGGTTCGATCTGGCGTATTAACTTCAGTGCACGCCTTTGCCAGTGATCCGGCAAGAGGTTTGTTTATTCTAATATTCTTGTTTTTAGTCATCGGTGGCTCGCTAACACTCTACGCCATACGTGCGCCAGCAGTGGTGAGTAAACCGGTATTTGGGCTTTGGTCGCGTGAAATTCTCCTCCTGCTAAACAATGTGATTTTGGTAGTAGCGGCAGTGACCGTTCTATTGGGGACACTTTACCCATTAATTATCGATGCGTTGGGTGGTGGCAGAATCTCAGTGGGCCCGCCCTATTTTAACCTGGTGTTTGTGCCGCTCATGTGTGTTTTGTTTGCATTGCTCGGCTTTGCTCCTCGGTCGCAATGGAAACGCTCCTCGACGTTAAATCTCAAACGCGAATTGTTGGTGGCCGCGCTAGCGAGCATAGGCGTCGGTCTGCTGGTGCCGGTGATCTATGGCGGTGAGATGCATTTGGGCGCGGTGTTAGCAGCAACCCTGAGTCTGTGGATTGTGATAACTGGTGGCCGGGACTTGTTGACGAAAGGAAGAAAGCTTGGTTTTGGCCGGTTATCGCGTAGTTATATGGGGATGCAGTTGGCGCACTTTGGTTTGGCTGTTTGCATCATCGGGGTTGCGTTTACCTCAATCTACAGTGAACAGCGCGATGTGCGAATGGCTCCTGGCGATAGTGTTGAGCTAGGTGGTTACCGTTTCCAGTTTGATGGTATTCAGGAAGTGATGGGTCCCAACTTCAAAGCTGAGGAAGGACAGATAACCGTTTATAAAGCTGATAAGCAAGTTTATCTGCTACAGCCACAAAAACGTGTTTATTTAGCCCGGCGTCAATCAATGACGGAAGCGGCGATCCAAACAGGTTTTACCCGTGACCTTTACGTCGCTCTGGGCGAACCGCTGGGCGATGGTGCCTGGGCGGTGAGGGTGCATTATAAAGCGTTTGTGATTTGGATTTGGATGGGAGGTCTATTGATGGCTTTGGGCGGCTTCCTGGCTGTTACAGATAGGCGTTATCGTATTAAGATGACGCAGCCGGAAAAGTCCACAAATAAAGGCAGTCTGGACGCTTCCGCTGGCTTGGAGGCAAAAGCGTGA
- a CDS encoding DsbE family thiol:disulfide interchange protein — protein sequence MKRLKLFLPLIIFVALGGLLLKGLELDPNEMPSALIDKELPKFSLPSLENPEIMLERNHLLGQVALVNVWATWCPSCRAEHPYLMQISEQEKIPIYGVDYKDVRKDAQQWLRKLGDPYAVNVFDEQGKLGIDLGVFGAPETYLIDHKGVIRYKHIGVVDDQVWLNLLKPLVEQLRAEASQG from the coding sequence GTGAAGCGTTTAAAGCTATTTCTGCCGCTAATTATTTTTGTTGCGTTAGGTGGTTTGTTATTGAAAGGCTTAGAACTGGATCCGAATGAGATGCCCTCGGCGCTGATTGATAAAGAACTGCCTAAGTTTAGCCTGCCTTCGCTTGAAAACCCTGAAATAATGTTGGAGCGCAATCACTTGCTGGGCCAGGTGGCGTTGGTGAATGTTTGGGCGACTTGGTGTCCGTCGTGCCGAGCGGAACACCCTTATCTGATGCAAATTTCCGAGCAGGAAAAGATTCCTATTTACGGAGTCGACTATAAAGATGTGAGAAAGGATGCGCAGCAATGGTTGCGTAAGCTAGGTGATCCCTATGCCGTCAATGTGTTTGATGAACAGGGTAAGCTTGGAATTGATCTCGGTGTATTTGGAGCGCCTGAAACTTATCTGATTGATCATAAAGGTGTGATTCGTTATAAGCACATTGGCGTGGTCGATGATCAAGTGTGGTTAAATCTTTTGAAGCCTTTAGTTGAGCAGTTACGGGCGGAGGCTTCTCAGGGTTGA
- a CDS encoding cytochrome c-type biogenesis protein CcmH: MNPFVRAAIDTFDFADDKTRERFQILTTELRCPKCQNQNLADSNAPIAMDLRKEVYRLLTEGQSDSEIKSYLVDRYGEYVLYKPEWSPQTWLLWVAPAVLLICALVVVILIARRRSRTVREAVGGTPLSAQEQQRINQLLYTQSQASGSQEIKSQEKDKES; the protein is encoded by the coding sequence ATGAATCCCTTTGTACGGGCTGCCATCGATACCTTTGATTTTGCTGATGACAAGACGCGTGAACGCTTTCAAATACTGACTACAGAGTTGCGTTGTCCCAAATGTCAAAATCAAAATTTGGCGGATTCAAATGCGCCGATTGCGATGGATTTACGTAAGGAAGTTTATCGGTTGCTAACCGAAGGGCAATCGGATAGTGAAATCAAAAGTTATCTGGTGGATCGCTATGGGGAGTATGTGCTGTATAAACCAGAGTGGTCGCCGCAAACTTGGCTGCTCTGGGTGGCGCCAGCCGTACTATTAATCTGTGCTCTCGTGGTGGTTATCCTTATCGCCCGGCGTCGTTCGCGGACGGTGCGGGAGGCTGTGGGCGGAACGCCACTGAGCGCCCAGGAACAACAGAGAATAAACCAACTACTGTACACTCAATCACAAGCGTCTGGATCACAAGAGATCAAATCGCAAGAGAAGGATAAGGAAAGCTAA
- the ccmI gene encoding c-type cytochrome biogenesis protein CcmI yields the protein MTLFWWLAAMLTIVALGFIWFPILRNQQLRKRAALSPQAINIQAYHSRIAELDSDRQEERIDEAEYQSLKAELERNLLADTQGDQQSFTKSVGGISASVKVLVAVLSLTLVLVSISLYWSLGSSQVLVEMEAHQAASDRLARLPATERLQALKEMAEKSPERAEIWYALAQGYIQTQRYSEAEDAYNRVLMLVGEDPQVLAEYAQSLFFVENNHLGARGKELAERALAVDPGNDTALGLLGIDAFDREQYADAIRYWRQILAGSPHERDAKALQAGIARAEQLLALQTGSKVGLESAEVVERSPSDIKTVAELEVEVVLSEDLQSKTSPQQTVFIFARALNGPPMPLAAVRLQVQDLPAKVVLNDSMAMTPQAKLSGFDQVEVIARVAFSQTATASAGDLQGKVSPINLSESPTNIKLVIDNVVE from the coding sequence ATGACCCTGTTTTGGTGGCTTGCTGCGATGCTGACAATCGTAGCTTTGGGTTTTATTTGGTTTCCAATTTTGCGGAACCAACAATTGCGCAAACGTGCAGCGTTGAGTCCGCAGGCCATCAATATACAAGCCTATCATTCGCGTATTGCTGAGCTAGACTCAGATCGCCAGGAAGAGCGTATTGATGAAGCTGAATATCAATCTTTGAAAGCGGAGCTTGAACGCAATTTATTAGCAGATACCCAGGGTGATCAGCAAAGTTTCACCAAATCAGTGGGCGGCATCAGCGCCTCTGTCAAAGTATTGGTGGCTGTGCTCAGTTTAACCTTGGTACTGGTATCCATTAGCCTGTATTGGTCGTTGGGTAGTAGCCAGGTGTTAGTTGAAATGGAGGCGCATCAGGCGGCTTCCGATAGGTTGGCGCGATTACCCGCTACAGAGCGATTACAAGCATTAAAAGAGATGGCGGAAAAATCACCGGAACGCGCGGAAATTTGGTATGCATTGGCACAGGGTTACATACAAACACAACGGTACTCAGAAGCGGAAGACGCCTATAATCGGGTTTTAATGCTAGTGGGCGAAGATCCACAGGTGCTGGCGGAGTATGCACAGTCATTATTTTTTGTAGAAAATAACCATCTTGGTGCACGTGGCAAGGAATTAGCCGAGCGCGCGCTGGCGGTAGACCCTGGCAACGACACGGCCTTGGGATTACTGGGTATTGATGCTTTTGATCGAGAACAGTATGCAGACGCAATTCGCTACTGGCGCCAGATTTTGGCTGGGTCCCCGCATGAACGTGACGCAAAGGCGTTACAGGCGGGTATCGCCAGAGCGGAACAGCTGCTGGCGCTGCAAACAGGTAGCAAAGTGGGTCTAGAGAGTGCCGAGGTTGTAGAACGTTCGCCGAGTGATATCAAAACGGTTGCCGAGTTAGAAGTTGAAGTGGTTCTGAGCGAGGATTTGCAATCGAAAACGTCACCGCAACAGACTGTGTTTATATTTGCGCGCGCGCTGAATGGACCGCCGATGCCGCTCGCCGCTGTCCGCTTACAAGTGCAGGATTTACCGGCCAAAGTGGTACTTAATGACAGTATGGCGATGACTCCGCAGGCCAAACTGTCGGGTTTCGACCAGGTGGAAGTTATCGCACGAGTTGCATTTTCCCAGACTGCCACCGCCAGTGCTGGTGATTTGCAGGGGAAAGTCAGCCCAATAAATCTCAGTGAGTCGCCAACAAACATTAAACTCGTCATCGATAACGTAGTAGAATAG
- the smc gene encoding chromosome segregation protein SMC: MRLKSIKLAGFKSFVDPTTVRFPSNLTAVVGPNGCGKSNIIDAVRWVMGESSAKTLRGESMTDVIFSGSNARMPVGQASIELLFDNSDHSVTGEYAGYNEISVRRNVTRELQSTYYLNGSRCRRRDIQDIFLGTGLGPRSYSIIEQGMISRFVEAKPDELRIFIEEAAGISKYKERRRETENRMRHTRENLARLSDIREELDRQLHHLQRQAKAAEQYSELKQQERSHKAELQAIKWTALKQQSATQEQQIAELEIQLEAVHAEHSSIEKDVEKQRENAVALNDTFQQVQAAFYQVGTEIARHEQSIQHQQERKLQLQAELQRTEQSAQEANQNLQVDLQRKTELSEELAQIAPELERLQQLETVSTGELELAEAAMQEWQHRWDEFNQKASESRQRAEVEQSRIQHLEQNIARLQQRNQKLEQEKKGFAESPEDKQLDEMEHKLAQLDEAAEQHKARVTELVTAIENQRERNNQLSNELSQARRTMQSVQGRHSSLQTLQQAALGQKDAPVVQWLEQQQWHKQPRLAQKIKVDKGWEKALEVVLGHHLQAVCIDSLDNLGERLEKLKQGGITLVDQSVGAAYEGIPGETSLLSKIKSDWNLNALLAGIYVTDSLANALSMRSRLAVHESVVCQEGVWLGPGWIRVTRDSDEKSSLLERQQELKQLAEEMAELEERIENFEVDLNSGLLALKNSEQAREAAQQELSGLLRQHAEVASQLGARKARIEQLNMRKQRLLYELEESQDQLKREQETLLETKERWQEGLQHMEQDALKREKLLSERDANRGNLDQVRQNARHNKDQVHHLALRHQSVTTQLEALEHGMTRLQEQVAGLSERQMSLKESIESAAAPVEELKHRLEVELEKRVALENKLTQARQKVEAVEYSLSQLEQNRLKIDRKTEGVRGQLEQCKLQWQSVKVQCETLEQQLKEAKQDLQQILEQLPDDALETDWHTKLEQIQNRIQRLGAINLAAIDEYKTQSERKLHLDAQNEDLTDALTTLENAIRKIDRETRTKFKETFDLVNKGLQEIFPKVFGGGHASLEMTGEDLLDTGVTIMARPPGKRNSTIHLLSGGEKALVAISMVFAIFKLNPAPFCMLDEVDAPLDDANVGRFCSIVSEMSKTVQFIFITHNKVTMEMASHMMGVTMHEPGVSRLVTVDIEEAVAMAAV; this comes from the coding sequence ATGCGTTTGAAAAGCATTAAACTTGCCGGGTTCAAATCCTTTGTTGATCCCACCACCGTGCGATTTCCAAGTAATTTGACCGCTGTGGTTGGGCCTAACGGCTGTGGCAAATCCAATATTATTGATGCCGTGCGTTGGGTCATGGGCGAAAGCTCGGCGAAAACCTTGCGCGGCGAATCCATGACCGATGTTATTTTTAGTGGCTCCAATGCGCGCATGCCAGTCGGCCAAGCGTCTATTGAATTATTATTCGATAATAGTGATCACAGTGTGACTGGTGAATACGCCGGCTACAACGAAATTTCCGTGCGCCGCAATGTCACCCGCGAACTGCAATCTACCTATTATCTGAATGGTAGCCGCTGCCGACGCCGCGATATCCAGGATATTTTTCTAGGCACGGGGCTTGGTCCACGCAGTTATTCCATCATCGAGCAGGGCATGATTTCGCGTTTTGTTGAAGCGAAGCCGGATGAATTGCGTATCTTTATTGAAGAGGCAGCGGGAATCTCCAAATATAAAGAGCGGCGTCGCGAAACTGAGAACCGCATGCGTCATACCCGTGAAAATCTGGCTCGACTCTCGGATATTCGGGAAGAACTAGACCGGCAGTTACATCATCTGCAACGTCAGGCCAAAGCTGCTGAGCAGTATAGCGAACTAAAGCAGCAAGAACGTAGCCACAAGGCTGAATTGCAGGCCATTAAGTGGACAGCGCTGAAACAACAAAGTGCCACACAAGAGCAGCAAATTGCCGAGCTGGAAATACAGCTGGAGGCAGTTCATGCTGAACATAGCTCGATAGAAAAAGACGTCGAAAAGCAGCGCGAAAATGCGGTGGCCTTGAATGATACTTTCCAGCAAGTGCAAGCTGCTTTTTATCAGGTTGGAACTGAAATTGCTCGACATGAACAGAGCATACAGCATCAGCAGGAACGCAAATTACAGCTACAAGCTGAACTGCAGAGAACCGAGCAAAGCGCCCAGGAAGCAAATCAAAACCTGCAGGTGGACTTGCAGCGCAAAACAGAATTATCTGAGGAGTTGGCGCAAATTGCTCCAGAGCTAGAACGGCTACAGCAATTGGAAACGGTCAGCACTGGTGAGTTGGAACTGGCGGAAGCTGCCATGCAGGAGTGGCAGCACCGCTGGGATGAGTTTAATCAGAAGGCCTCTGAATCAAGGCAGCGTGCGGAAGTAGAGCAATCTCGAATTCAACACCTGGAGCAGAATATTGCACGCCTGCAGCAGCGGAATCAAAAACTGGAGCAGGAAAAGAAGGGCTTTGCGGAAAGCCCTGAAGATAAGCAGCTTGATGAAATGGAGCACAAATTAGCGCAACTGGATGAGGCGGCGGAACAGCATAAAGCGCGAGTGACCGAGTTGGTTACAGCCATCGAAAATCAGCGAGAACGTAATAATCAGCTCAGCAACGAGCTTAGCCAGGCGCGCCGTACCATGCAAAGTGTGCAAGGGCGGCATTCTTCATTGCAAACCTTACAACAAGCTGCATTAGGGCAAAAGGATGCGCCAGTGGTACAGTGGTTGGAGCAACAGCAATGGCATAAACAACCTCGCCTGGCGCAGAAAATTAAAGTCGATAAGGGTTGGGAAAAGGCTTTAGAAGTAGTCTTAGGACACCATCTTCAGGCAGTCTGTATTGATAGCCTGGATAATCTGGGTGAGCGTTTGGAGAAGCTCAAGCAGGGTGGCATTACTTTGGTCGATCAGAGCGTCGGTGCAGCGTATGAGGGCATACCGGGTGAAACTAGTTTACTGAGTAAAATTAAAAGCGACTGGAATCTGAATGCTTTGCTGGCAGGTATTTATGTGACAGATTCCTTGGCAAATGCGCTATCGATGCGCTCACGTTTAGCTGTGCATGAGTCGGTGGTGTGCCAGGAAGGTGTTTGGCTAGGCCCAGGTTGGATTCGGGTTACACGCGACAGCGATGAAAAATCCAGTTTGCTGGAACGCCAGCAAGAACTGAAACAACTTGCTGAGGAAATGGCCGAACTGGAAGAACGGATAGAGAATTTCGAGGTAGATCTGAACTCCGGTCTACTAGCCTTGAAAAATTCCGAACAAGCACGTGAAGCTGCGCAACAAGAACTGAGTGGATTGTTAAGACAGCATGCGGAAGTTGCTTCGCAATTGGGTGCGCGCAAGGCACGGATTGAGCAACTCAATATGCGTAAGCAGAGATTACTGTATGAATTGGAAGAAAGTCAGGATCAGCTAAAAAGAGAGCAGGAAACGCTGCTGGAAACCAAGGAAAGATGGCAGGAAGGTTTACAGCACATGGAGCAGGACGCCCTCAAACGGGAAAAGCTATTGAGTGAGCGAGATGCCAATCGTGGTAATTTAGATCAAGTGCGGCAAAATGCGCGACATAATAAAGATCAAGTGCATCATTTGGCCTTACGCCATCAGTCGGTGACGACACAGCTGGAGGCGCTTGAGCATGGCATGACGCGCTTGCAGGAGCAGGTTGCGGGTCTCAGCGAACGTCAAATGAGTTTAAAGGAAAGTATCGAATCAGCAGCTGCTCCAGTGGAAGAGCTAAAACACAGGCTGGAGGTTGAACTAGAAAAACGTGTTGCCTTAGAAAATAAATTAACACAAGCGAGACAAAAGGTAGAAGCGGTTGAATACAGCCTCTCCCAGCTGGAGCAGAATCGTTTAAAAATTGACCGTAAAACAGAAGGTGTCAGGGGTCAATTAGAACAGTGCAAACTACAATGGCAGTCGGTAAAAGTGCAGTGCGAAACGCTGGAGCAACAATTGAAGGAAGCGAAGCAGGATCTACAGCAGATTTTAGAGCAATTGCCTGATGACGCGCTCGAAACTGATTGGCATACTAAGCTTGAGCAAATTCAAAATCGTATTCAACGTCTGGGTGCAATCAATCTGGCGGCAATTGATGAATATAAAACCCAGTCGGAACGCAAGCTACATTTGGATGCCCAAAATGAGGATCTTACGGACGCATTAACTACATTGGAAAATGCCATTCGTAAAATTGATCGTGAAACGCGAACCAAATTTAAAGAGACCTTTGATTTGGTCAATAAAGGTTTGCAGGAAATTTTCCCTAAGGTCTTTGGTGGTGGTCATGCCTCGCTGGAAATGACGGGTGAAGACCTGCTGGATACGGGGGTTACCATTATGGCGCGGCCACCTGGTAAGCGTAACAGCACTATTCATTTGCTCTCCGGTGGAGAAAAGGCATTGGTGGCTATCTCCATGGTGTTCGCGATCTTTAAGCTGAATCCGGCACCCTTTTGTATGCTTGATGAGGTGGATGCGCCTTTGGATGACGCCAATGTTGGGCGCTTCTGTAGCATCGTCAGTGAGATGTCGAAAACGGTACAGTTTATCTTTATTACCCACAATAAAGTGACGATGGAAATGGCCAGCCACATGATGGGGGTGACGATGCATGAGCCCGGTGTTTCACGTCTGGTGACGGTAGATATTGAAGAAGCGGTAGCGATGGCGGCGGTTTAA
- the zipA gene encoding cell division protein ZipA, with protein MDFSLREWLIILGVVVIVGVLLDGYRRMRSGKRNSIKLAIDKSFRGRHEDRVDYFNGELPSGGARVVKRSTAENAVEDSVQDDHEDLMPDPLFADGREEIAADFDEFEQLDDVIDETVVEPLDACGEVKLKTSRFAKSQEFATSQAKTKPPAVVEEVIVINVFAKTEAQLNGGDLLRVVLACGMRFGDMDIFHRHEKKADDSQLQFSMANAVKPGTFDLENMEQFHTPGVSFFLSLPGPSNSMKAFDYMLETAQCLAKNLNGDLQDEQHSVMTKQTIEHTRQKIRDFERRQLSLLR; from the coding sequence ATGGACTTTTCATTGCGTGAGTGGTTGATCATATTAGGGGTGGTTGTGATCGTTGGCGTACTGCTGGACGGCTATCGGCGTATGCGCAGCGGTAAACGCAATTCGATTAAACTTGCGATTGATAAGAGCTTCCGTGGTCGGCACGAGGATCGAGTAGATTATTTCAACGGTGAACTACCAAGTGGTGGTGCGCGGGTAGTGAAGAGGAGCACGGCGGAGAATGCTGTAGAAGATAGCGTGCAGGATGATCACGAGGACCTTATGCCTGATCCGCTTTTTGCGGATGGCCGTGAAGAGATAGCTGCGGATTTTGATGAGTTTGAACAGCTCGACGACGTGATTGATGAGACGGTTGTGGAGCCTCTTGATGCGTGCGGTGAGGTAAAGCTAAAGACGTCAAGGTTTGCAAAGTCACAAGAGTTTGCAACGTCACAAGCAAAAACTAAACCGCCAGCGGTGGTGGAAGAGGTGATCGTTATTAATGTCTTTGCCAAGACGGAAGCGCAACTTAATGGTGGTGACCTTCTGCGGGTAGTACTGGCCTGCGGCATGCGTTTTGGTGATATGGATATTTTTCACCGCCATGAAAAAAAGGCGGACGATAGCCAACTCCAATTCAGCATGGCAAATGCCGTTAAACCGGGTACTTTTGACTTGGAAAACATGGAGCAATTCCACACGCCTGGCGTATCGTTTTTCCTCAGCTTGCCGGGCCCCAGTAATAGCATGAAAGCCTTTGATTACATGTTGGAGACAGCACAGTGCCTGGCAAAAAACCTTAATGGGGATTTGCAAGATGAACAACAC